A stretch of the Bacillus sp. B-jedd genome encodes the following:
- a CDS encoding YheC/YheD family protein, which yields MIDHNLFHIVHLLYINNEKKLKLSLEEDLLFARLLEMENLPEQFKGQLNHFLPILEEHKQVLEKLEAFYSHYKELKPATIGIIYHSKRHAGVLPALLEEVSALSVVEKVKIIIFPISEMDVENNMIKGILVENGEVQTEALTHIPKIIYNLAAHTKPASIRKIKLLQKSATVQIVNPVNRFRQLHVLEMVSSLPSGGSFLPRFALFNRKNLQKIASDSKYIFLLPDRAASDFKLITAEKRRDNDWVISEENRKVLSDGENLFADLQKKIGTKTAYLIDGRHCIHFENEPVTIRVYAQKNDRQHWDIVNMVAKTSASFAFYNTGSHYDRATGNDEGDTGRKLMECALTCITYLGHFIPHLGTAYLDFYLDRDGSPYLYFFGGAEQSSSLIHPLARGGRGQSYLSNVLLYMSGMLNQEAVSHVD from the coding sequence GTGATTGATCATAATCTTTTCCATATTGTCCATCTGCTTTATATAAATAATGAAAAAAAGCTAAAGCTTTCCCTTGAGGAGGATCTTCTTTTTGCCAGACTGCTCGAGATGGAGAATTTGCCAGAGCAGTTTAAAGGGCAGCTGAACCACTTTTTGCCGATCCTTGAGGAACATAAACAGGTATTGGAGAAGCTTGAAGCCTTCTATAGCCATTATAAAGAGCTTAAGCCAGCCACGATTGGAATCATCTATCACTCCAAAAGGCATGCGGGCGTTTTGCCGGCGCTGCTGGAAGAAGTTTCTGCTCTTTCCGTTGTTGAAAAGGTGAAGATTATCATCTTTCCAATCAGCGAAATGGATGTGGAAAATAATATGATTAAGGGCATCCTCGTCGAAAATGGGGAAGTCCAGACAGAGGCGCTTACGCACATTCCGAAGATTATCTACAACCTGGCTGCCCATACGAAGCCTGCCAGCATCCGGAAAATCAAGCTGCTGCAAAAATCGGCAACAGTCCAGATCGTTAATCCGGTAAACAGGTTCAGGCAGCTGCATGTATTGGAAATGGTTTCCTCGCTCCCAAGCGGGGGAAGTTTTTTGCCGCGCTTTGCTTTGTTTAACCGAAAAAATCTGCAAAAAATTGCTTCTGACTCCAAATATATATTTTTGCTGCCTGACCGGGCTGCGTCAGACTTCAAGTTAATCACAGCGGAGAAGCGGAGGGACAACGATTGGGTCATCAGTGAGGAAAACCGGAAAGTCCTTTCGGATGGCGAAAACCTTTTTGCTGATTTGCAAAAGAAAATTGGGACGAAAACAGCCTACCTTATCGATGGCAGACACTGTATCCATTTTGAAAACGAGCCGGTCACAATCCGGGTCTATGCCCAGAAAAATGACCGGCAGCACTGGGATATTGTAAACATGGTGGCAAAAACATCGGCCAGCTTTGCCTTTTACAATACGGGCAGCCATTACGATCGGGCGACCGGAAATGATGAAGGGGATACAGGCCGGAAATTGATGGAGTGCGCCTTGACCTGCATCACGTATCTCGGCCACTTCATTCCGCACCTCGGTACAGCCTATCTTGATTTCTATCTGGACCGGGATGGGTCGCCATATCTGTACTTTTTTGGTGGCGCCGAACAAAGCAGTTCGCTCATTCACCCGCTTGCAAGAGGCGGGCGGGGACAGAGCTATTTATCCAATGTTCTTCTATATATGAGCGGAATGCTGAACCAGGAAGCTGTCAGTCATGTGGATTGA
- a CDS encoding TM2 domain-containing protein → MNQRRIIALVLCFFLGALGAHRFYVGKVGTGILQLVTFGGFGIWVLIDFITILTGSFKDKNGIRISEEV, encoded by the coding sequence ATGAACCAGCGGCGTATCATCGCATTAGTCCTTTGCTTCTTTTTGGGCGCTCTTGGGGCGCACCGATTTTATGTCGGCAAGGTTGGGACCGGCATCCTGCAACTGGTTACCTTCGGCGGGTTCGGCATCTGGGTTTTGATTGATTTCATCACGATTTTGACCGGAAGCTTTAAGGACAAAAACGGCATCAGGATCAGCGAGGAAGTCTAA
- a CDS encoding cation:proton antiporter — protein MLILQLAIILIASKAAGSLSVRLGQPSVLGKLLIGIILGPSVLGLVTETDTLSQIAQIGVILLMFIAGLETDLEDFKKSGLAASFVGFGGIIFPLVGGYFIGGLFGLSSFESWFLGLLLSATSVSISVQALKELNQLQTREGMTIMGAAVIDDVVVIIALAFLMSFAGGDVNLTTMFLKKVLFFAGAILVGWKIVPVFMRKFDALKVSETVISSALIVCFVFAYLAEYTGVAAIIGAYIAGIAISVTSYKDEVFEKVETISYSIFVPVFFTSIGVSAHFGGLKENIVMVTVLTILAVVTKLVGAGLGAKLAGFGWNSSLGIGSAMVSRGEVALIIAAIGLNTKLLTQDLFASLVVVILITTIVTPPMMKIFFNRDAGKVQLDQTHAG, from the coding sequence ATGTTAATTTTGCAGCTGGCAATCATTTTAATTGCCTCTAAAGCAGCCGGGAGCCTCAGTGTTAGGCTCGGGCAGCCTTCCGTCCTTGGAAAGCTGCTGATTGGGATTATCCTCGGCCCGTCTGTTCTCGGACTGGTCACTGAAACAGACACTTTGTCTCAAATAGCCCAGATTGGGGTCATCCTGCTCATGTTTATCGCAGGGCTTGAGACAGACCTTGAAGATTTCAAAAAATCCGGCCTGGCGGCTTCATTTGTCGGGTTTGGGGGAATCATTTTTCCGCTCGTCGGCGGCTATTTTATTGGAGGGCTGTTCGGCCTGTCATCATTCGAATCATGGTTCCTTGGCCTCCTGCTGTCGGCGACAAGTGTAAGCATCTCCGTCCAGGCATTGAAGGAACTGAATCAGCTCCAGACGCGTGAGGGGATGACGATCATGGGAGCGGCGGTCATTGATGATGTCGTTGTCATTATCGCCCTTGCCTTCTTGATGAGCTTTGCCGGAGGAGATGTCAACCTTACGACGATGTTCCTGAAAAAAGTCCTGTTCTTCGCGGGGGCCATCCTTGTTGGCTGGAAGATTGTCCCGGTCTTCATGCGGAAGTTCGACGCGCTTAAAGTTTCGGAAACAGTCATTTCATCGGCACTCATCGTTTGCTTTGTATTTGCATATCTCGCCGAATATACAGGGGTGGCTGCCATCATCGGCGCGTACATCGCCGGGATTGCCATCAGTGTGACAAGCTATAAGGATGAGGTTTTTGAAAAGGTTGAAACGATCAGCTATTCGATTTTCGTCCCGGTCTTTTTTACCTCGATCGGGGTTTCCGCCCACTTCGGCGGCCTTAAGGAAAACATCGTCATGGTCACCGTCCTGACCATCCTGGCCGTAGTGACAAAGCTTGTCGGCGCCGGTCTTGGAGCGAAGTTGGCCGGCTTTGGCTGGAACAGCTCGTTAGGAATCGGCTCTGCCATGGTTTCGCGCGGGGAAGTCGCGCTGATTATTGCCGCGATTGGACTTAACACCAAGCTTCTGACCCAGGATTTATTCGCCTCGCTTGTCGTTGTCATTTTAATTACAACGATCGTCACACCGCCGATGATGAAAATTTTCTTTAATCGGGATGCGGGAAAAGTACAGCTTGACCAAACTCATGCCGGCTAG
- a CDS encoding efflux RND transporter permease subunit, with translation MKKVIQFSMRNAVALFLMMMLILAGGLYSLKEINIEKYPNVDIPYLTVVIPYPGASPEQVMQEIGEPVERELMNVEGVKNIYTDAAANALYSTMEIDMAVDMKDAEQLAKAAIDKITLPETASKPEFILQGPEPDPTIFAVGVYASEGSADVQNFVKGKLVPRLETIDGISKVDTGGIDGKSVNIRLLPDEMKKRGITLDQVKGAITANNMSIPTGDIELDGQTLPVRVGKELKSLEDLKGVTLFLPGAENLGRVKLSEIAEVSYESEHKSDFTRINGKEGVRIGIVAEGGANVVSIVEKAREEIKGAGLPDGLKIEVLRDQSVEIKDSVYAMLREALLGSLMAVIVTFLFLRNIRSTIIAIISIPLSIFASFTVLNMLGYTLNIMTLAGIAVAVGRVVDDSIVVIENVFRRIRASKERNESLVEEATREVAKAITSSTITTVAVFLPMAFVPGIIGKFFAPLAWTIVISLLFSLIVAVTVVPLMSKLFLLKLTPKEHKEGPIQRAYRSSLAWVLGRRVLTLLVSIVVLAGSIALIAPKLGTTFLPQERASSFDVSLTMDKGASPERTRDAASVVEDILLAKKEVKLVSTSVNGQFGRASITFEINDSVKDADGFIEHLRGQFAKLKVAKEISVTGVGGLAGGGQSQYVLVVNGSDFEDIKAASKEIVKELKGIDGMADVQSSLEGDEPEIQIDLNEKKLAEHGLMPAMVGKSLRELINGDAVTTMTMDNNKTDVKLGLKMEDVSSLDELGEQQITNMMGVPVKLKDIGTLKRASSRMVITHLNQNEYVMVFAQITDSKTGDIAKKADQKIAALNLPDNVHYYKEGASAAMEEGFRNMAMAIAVSILLVYLVMVIAFGEGRAPFVILFSIPFSLIGALLGLWIVNEPIGMPAMIGLLMLNGIVVTNAIVLVDKVKQFEKQGLAAREALLEAGVIRIRPILMTAIATVGALIPMAVSSHAGIVSSSMAVVVIGGLATSTLLTLFIVPVLYSLFHPKRMVATIADTGLVAEKAAEEKSLKGVIINSKPI, from the coding sequence ATGAAAAAAGTGATTCAATTCAGTATGAGAAATGCAGTTGCGCTGTTTCTGATGATGATGCTGATTTTGGCAGGGGGGCTTTATTCCCTGAAAGAAATCAATATTGAAAAGTATCCGAATGTGGATATCCCGTATTTAACGGTTGTCATCCCGTATCCGGGCGCGTCGCCGGAACAGGTGATGCAGGAGATCGGCGAGCCGGTCGAACGGGAACTGATGAACGTGGAAGGGGTTAAGAATATTTATACAGATGCGGCGGCCAACGCCCTTTATTCCACAATGGAGATCGATATGGCTGTCGATATGAAGGATGCGGAACAGCTGGCAAAAGCGGCCATTGACAAAATTACGCTCCCGGAAACGGCGAGCAAGCCAGAGTTCATTTTGCAGGGGCCTGAACCTGATCCAACGATCTTTGCGGTTGGCGTGTATGCGAGTGAAGGAAGTGCCGATGTCCAGAACTTCGTAAAGGGGAAGCTGGTCCCGAGGCTGGAGACAATTGACGGTATCAGTAAAGTTGATACCGGGGGGATTGACGGCAAAAGTGTCAACATCCGCCTTTTGCCGGATGAGATGAAGAAGCGCGGCATCACGCTCGACCAGGTGAAGGGAGCGATTACTGCCAACAATATGTCCATCCCGACAGGAGATATAGAGCTTGACGGGCAGACGCTGCCTGTCCGGGTCGGGAAGGAACTGAAATCGCTCGAAGATTTAAAAGGCGTCACCCTCTTCTTGCCTGGCGCGGAGAATCTGGGACGGGTGAAGCTGAGCGAGATTGCTGAGGTCAGCTATGAAAGTGAGCATAAAAGTGATTTTACGAGGATTAACGGGAAGGAAGGAGTCCGGATTGGAATTGTCGCGGAAGGCGGCGCCAATGTGGTGTCGATCGTCGAAAAAGCAAGGGAGGAAATAAAAGGCGCGGGGTTGCCGGACGGCTTGAAAATCGAGGTGCTCCGGGACCAGTCTGTTGAAATAAAGGATTCAGTTTATGCTATGCTGCGGGAAGCGTTGCTCGGTTCACTGATGGCAGTCATTGTTACCTTCCTGTTCTTGAGAAATATCCGCTCGACCATCATTGCGATTATTTCGATCCCGCTGTCTATTTTCGCTTCGTTTACGGTGCTGAACATGCTTGGCTATACCCTTAATATCATGACACTTGCCGGAATCGCGGTTGCGGTCGGCCGGGTCGTCGATGATTCGATTGTTGTCATCGAGAATGTATTCAGAAGGATCCGTGCTTCCAAGGAGCGGAACGAATCGCTTGTGGAAGAAGCGACTAGGGAGGTCGCCAAGGCGATTACGTCCTCGACGATTACAACGGTCGCCGTCTTTTTGCCAATGGCATTTGTCCCGGGAATCATCGGGAAATTCTTCGCGCCCCTCGCCTGGACGATTGTCATCTCGCTGCTGTTTTCGCTTATTGTCGCGGTTACTGTCGTTCCGCTCATGTCAAAATTATTCCTCCTCAAGCTGACGCCGAAGGAGCATAAAGAAGGGCCTATTCAAAGAGCATACCGTTCTTCCCTTGCATGGGTACTAGGGCGTCGGGTATTGACGCTGCTAGTATCGATTGTTGTCCTCGCCGGGTCCATCGCGTTGATTGCGCCAAAGCTTGGGACGACATTCCTGCCGCAGGAGCGGGCCAGCAGTTTTGACGTGAGTTTAACAATGGATAAAGGAGCTTCGCCTGAAAGGACAAGAGACGCGGCCAGTGTGGTTGAGGACATTTTGCTGGCAAAAAAAGAAGTGAAGCTCGTCAGCACGAGTGTTAATGGGCAATTCGGGCGCGCTTCCATTACCTTTGAGATCAATGATTCAGTAAAGGATGCAGATGGGTTCATTGAACATCTGCGAGGGCAATTCGCGAAATTGAAGGTTGCAAAAGAAATTTCCGTTACCGGGGTCGGCGGCCTTGCCGGCGGGGGACAGTCCCAATATGTGCTCGTTGTGAATGGTTCGGACTTTGAAGACATTAAAGCAGCCAGCAAGGAGATTGTGAAAGAGCTGAAAGGAATTGACGGCATGGCAGATGTCCAATCTTCGCTTGAAGGGGATGAGCCGGAAATTCAGATCGATTTGAATGAAAAGAAGCTCGCTGAACACGGCCTGATGCCGGCGATGGTCGGAAAAAGCTTGCGCGAACTGATTAACGGGGATGCTGTCACTACCATGACGATGGATAATAATAAAACAGATGTGAAACTCGGGTTGAAAATGGAGGATGTATCTTCACTTGATGAACTTGGAGAGCAGCAAATCACCAATATGATGGGGGTGCCGGTCAAGCTAAAGGACATTGGGACTTTAAAGCGTGCCAGCAGCCGGATGGTAATCACTCATTTAAATCAGAATGAGTATGTGATGGTTTTTGCCCAGATTACCGACAGTAAAACCGGCGATATTGCCAAAAAAGCGGATCAGAAAATCGCGGCTCTTAATTTGCCGGACAATGTCCATTACTACAAGGAAGGCGCTTCGGCGGCAATGGAAGAGGGCTTCAGGAATATGGCGATGGCGATTGCCGTCAGTATTCTTCTTGTCTACCTCGTTATGGTCATTGCTTTTGGCGAGGGAAGAGCACCGTTCGTCATTTTGTTCTCAATTCCGTTTTCGCTGATCGGCGCACTGCTTGGCCTGTGGATTGTCAACGAACCGATTGGGATGCCGGCCATGATTGGCCTGCTCATGCTGAACGGGATTGTCGTCACGAACGCAATCGTCCTTGTCGATAAAGTGAAGCAGTTTGAGAAGCAAGGACTGGCTGCCCGGGAGGCATTGCTCGAAGCAGGCGTCATTCGGATCAGGCCAATTTTGATGACAGCCATTGCCACGGTCGGAGCCCTCATTCCAATGGCGGTTTCCAGCCATGCCGGGATTGTTTCCTCCTCAATGGCGGTTGTCGTCATCGGCGGGCTGGCAACTTCCACGTTGCTGACACTCTTTATTGTCCCTGTCCTGTACAGCCTGTTTCATCCGAAGCGAATGGTTGCGACGATTGCCGATACAGGTTTAGTAGCTGAAAAAGCCGCGGAAGAAAAGTCATTGAAAGGCGTCATTATTAATTCGAAACCAATCTAG
- a CDS encoding DUF1572 family protein, with protein sequence MSTETNFLKLTRKNFEEMKSQAEKAMDQLSVEELHFAPNEESNSIAIIVKHMSGNLRSRFSSFLTTDGEKPDRNRDGEFIGEYESRNALLEDWESGWNVLFGTLGDLTDSDLDRTVFIRQEPYSVMSAIQRSVVHSMGHVGQIIYIAKMIKNDSWKTLSIPRAK encoded by the coding sequence ATGAGTACCGAAACGAACTTTTTGAAACTAACCCGCAAGAACTTTGAAGAAATGAAAAGCCAGGCTGAAAAGGCGATGGACCAATTGTCGGTGGAGGAACTTCACTTCGCGCCAAACGAAGAATCGAACAGCATCGCGATTATTGTGAAACATATGAGCGGGAACTTGCGGTCGAGATTCAGTTCCTTTCTGACAACTGACGGGGAAAAGCCGGACCGGAACCGCGATGGGGAATTCATTGGTGAGTACGAGTCCAGAAACGCGCTTCTCGAGGACTGGGAATCTGGCTGGAATGTGCTGTTCGGGACATTGGGCGATTTAACGGACAGTGACCTGGACAGGACGGTGTTCATCCGGCAGGAACCTTATTCAGTGATGAGCGCCATTCAAAGAAGTGTCGTCCATTCCATGGGCCATGTCGGCCAAATCATTTATATTGCAAAAATGATCAAAAATGACAGCTGGAAAACACTCAGCATCCCAAGAGCGAAATAA
- a CDS encoding YndJ family protein, producing MDSYHILQLILILSITLYIPVYFRLAGGRSRFFLFLKKAHPVFAAAAIISFLVPSLSFAWLLYCALIGVYGALRFFERGGFYLEETLIDFSMIYLPIGGVWFVVAQQGWALFGFSGTLALLTAIHFHYSSLFALLFAGLLGRWLKDNGGISKQYHLTMVVLLLSPLAVAIGITYSRVIEIATVLAFAAALYTYCWYSFKTKHVPLMVSSGSLMFTMLLSALYALRLVDIPFMAAFHGITNALLFTGFGLAGWLQLKPQSHFPLKEIPFSSIMGQGRIGTDFFSRNALIANTARHPAGMVDSMADFTRNEFFPGKISPLIADFYTNTIGYDMDVQPRWNPLFYPVARLYKKLSIIIEQMNFPTLKEEALTEVDSRMFKLIDRKDSRENVRAWVRSDKMTSKAIYVAAYSTHLNASGERFYNVFFPLPSGGMTSILRIGHYGKDGVTLTSFSEKKKDDHNGVYLTLWQKSFRIPINETIDVWMEHGIIKAYHASYLFGIRVLDLNYEIRSKAAAETKTI from the coding sequence TTGGACTCATATCACATCCTGCAACTCATCTTAATTCTATCAATCACCTTATATATACCCGTTTATTTCCGGCTGGCAGGGGGGCGGAGCCGTTTCTTTCTTTTTCTGAAGAAAGCCCACCCCGTGTTTGCGGCTGCCGCAATCATTTCATTTTTAGTCCCATCGCTATCTTTCGCATGGCTCCTTTACTGCGCGCTGATCGGCGTGTATGGCGCGCTGCGTTTTTTTGAAAGAGGCGGGTTTTATCTTGAAGAGACGCTGATCGACTTTTCGATGATCTATTTACCTATTGGCGGAGTATGGTTCGTCGTTGCCCAACAAGGCTGGGCGTTGTTCGGCTTTTCCGGTACGCTTGCACTGCTGACGGCAATCCATTTCCATTATTCGAGCCTCTTCGCTCTGCTCTTCGCCGGGCTGCTTGGCAGATGGCTGAAGGATAACGGCGGCATCTCAAAACAATATCATCTTACTATGGTCGTCTTGCTTCTATCGCCGCTGGCCGTTGCGATTGGCATTACTTATTCACGGGTAATTGAAATTGCAACGGTGCTCGCTTTTGCCGCGGCACTCTATACATATTGCTGGTACTCATTCAAAACAAAGCACGTCCCGCTGATGGTTTCATCCGGCTCGCTGATGTTTACAATGCTGCTGTCCGCCCTGTATGCCCTCAGGCTGGTTGACATTCCGTTTATGGCGGCCTTTCACGGCATCACAAACGCTCTGTTATTCACTGGTTTCGGCCTTGCTGGATGGCTCCAACTTAAGCCGCAGTCCCATTTCCCGTTAAAGGAAATTCCCTTCTCATCCATTATGGGACAGGGGCGGATTGGCACCGATTTTTTTAGCCGGAATGCCCTTATCGCAAACACGGCCAGGCATCCGGCCGGGATGGTCGATTCGATGGCAGATTTTACAAGGAATGAATTTTTCCCTGGCAAAATCAGCCCTCTGATTGCTGACTTTTATACAAACACAATTGGATATGATATGGACGTCCAGCCGCGCTGGAACCCGCTTTTCTACCCGGTGGCGCGCCTATATAAAAAGCTGTCGATCATAATTGAACAAATGAATTTCCCGACCTTGAAGGAAGAAGCGCTGACAGAGGTGGACAGCCGGATGTTTAAGCTGATCGACCGAAAGGACAGCCGTGAAAATGTACGCGCCTGGGTGAGAAGCGATAAAATGACAAGTAAAGCCATCTATGTCGCCGCCTATTCGACGCATCTAAATGCTAGCGGTGAGCGCTTCTATAACGTTTTCTTCCCGCTTCCGTCTGGCGGCATGACCAGCATCCTTCGAATCGGGCATTATGGGAAAGACGGTGTCACCCTCACCTCCTTCTCGGAGAAAAAGAAGGACGACCATAACGGCGTTTACCTCACCCTTTGGCAAAAAAGCTTCCGCATTCCGATCAATGAAACGATTGATGTGTGGATGGAACACGGAATCATCAAAGCCTATCACGCTTCATACCTATTTGGGATCCGCGTTCTCGATCTGAATTATGAAATCAGGTCAAAGGCTGCCGCTGAAACAAAAACTATTTGA
- a CDS encoding YheC/YheD family protein, whose product MDKGNKLHQFLFFQKDEHMAGRMPYTVQLTEESFNAMLNYYATAIIKPAVSQGGGKEVYKVADHSSKVEVYHRDQKRIFHNRQDAYAYLQSVLDWRLKPYIIQELVDLVRIGGKPLDIRMVVQRKLDSEKWQVTGSYAKMAKEGYFITNLKHNRAGLLTLEEAFTSLGLPDRKKAELVKEMEQVCLTVAEKLHPLFPEKTIWGLDLGINQYLQVKIIEINSNPGDVPFHDLKNPAMLKKINAIRKYNRKLRRG is encoded by the coding sequence ATGGATAAGGGGAATAAATTGCATCAATTTTTATTTTTTCAAAAAGATGAACATATGGCCGGCCGCATGCCTTATACAGTCCAACTGACAGAAGAATCATTCAATGCCATGCTCAATTACTACGCAACCGCCATTATCAAACCTGCTGTTTCCCAAGGGGGCGGGAAGGAAGTTTATAAAGTGGCAGACCATTCAAGCAAAGTAGAAGTCTATCACCGTGATCAAAAAAGAATCTTTCATAACCGGCAGGACGCATACGCTTATCTACAGAGCGTATTGGATTGGAGGCTGAAGCCTTATATCATCCAGGAGCTTGTGGATTTGGTGAGAATTGGAGGCAAACCCCTTGATATCAGGATGGTCGTCCAGAGGAAGCTGGACTCGGAGAAGTGGCAGGTGACGGGGAGCTATGCAAAAATGGCGAAGGAAGGATATTTCATTACAAATCTAAAGCATAACCGGGCCGGGTTGCTGACTTTGGAAGAAGCATTCACGTCTCTTGGGCTGCCGGACAGGAAGAAAGCAGAACTCGTCAAAGAAATGGAACAGGTATGCCTCACCGTCGCAGAAAAACTCCACCCGCTCTTCCCCGAAAAAACAATCTGGGGCCTAGATCTTGGAATCAACCAATACCTCCAGGTCAAAATCATCGAAATTAACTCCAACCCCGGCGACGTCCCATTCCACGACCTAAAAAACCCCGCCATGCTGAAAAAAATCAATGCTATTCGAAAATACAACCGGAAATTGAGACGTGGATGA
- a CDS encoding ATP-grasp domain-containing protein, whose product MEITPFLTLKEIYGPQLVFNPRVSYSGLGWIPKDSVFDDFRTGALLSIAGDMPFVCNERTITGEALELIEKAGITPAENLLTYECKESYYSLLDSLKNSSKKQVINHAFPDSEIPEDHYWIDQSVFSYLNNKANLQEIVPKENLPRRTVIRPDETADIRKEWDLPFVMKAATDLPNGGGHDVVLCREENDFEEACKLLKDCESIVIEELVDDRKNFCLQFAKTLDGQIHYLGAGEQIVSSEGNYEGNWITADGGPPEKAIEAGRAIMEKACQLGYKGVAGFDMLVTNDGRIVCIDLNFRLNGSTPALLLKDSIFDRRGSRHLMFRSWRVNNSWDQFQADCQSMVENGTLVPISVYHPEDPSGKKTNPFISGIILGDSKEEIEEKEQFLGKRGWN is encoded by the coding sequence ATGGAAATTACACCATTTTTGACATTAAAAGAAATATACGGGCCGCAGCTCGTCTTTAATCCAAGGGTTTCCTATTCCGGTCTAGGCTGGATTCCAAAGGATTCTGTCTTCGATGATTTCCGTACTGGCGCCTTGCTTTCCATTGCAGGCGATATGCCTTTTGTCTGTAATGAACGGACAATTACCGGTGAAGCGCTCGAACTGATAGAAAAGGCCGGAATCACACCAGCGGAAAACCTGCTGACGTATGAATGCAAGGAAAGCTATTACAGCCTGCTTGATTCACTCAAAAACAGCTCTAAAAAACAAGTTATCAATCACGCTTTTCCGGATTCGGAAATCCCCGAAGACCACTATTGGATAGACCAGTCGGTATTTTCATATTTAAACAACAAGGCGAACCTCCAGGAGATTGTACCGAAGGAAAACCTTCCAAGAAGGACCGTCATCCGCCCTGATGAGACGGCTGACATCAGGAAGGAATGGGATTTGCCATTCGTTATGAAAGCCGCGACCGATTTACCGAACGGCGGCGGGCACGATGTCGTCCTCTGCCGCGAAGAAAACGACTTTGAGGAGGCATGCAAGCTATTAAAGGACTGCGAAAGCATTGTCATCGAAGAACTTGTGGATGACCGAAAAAACTTCTGCCTCCAGTTCGCAAAAACGCTGGATGGACAAATTCATTATCTTGGAGCGGGAGAACAGATCGTCTCGTCCGAAGGGAATTATGAAGGAAACTGGATTACCGCGGATGGCGGACCACCTGAGAAGGCAATCGAGGCTGGCCGCGCGATCATGGAAAAGGCGTGCCAGCTTGGGTATAAGGGCGTGGCCGGATTTGATATGCTCGTCACAAATGATGGCAGGATTGTCTGCATTGACTTGAATTTCCGCCTGAACGGTTCAACTCCGGCATTGCTTTTGAAAGACAGCATTTTCGACCGCCGCGGCAGCCGGCATCTGATGTTCCGCAGCTGGAGAGTCAATAATTCCTGGGATCAATTCCAGGCTGATTGCCAAAGCATGGTTGAAAACGGAACCCTTGTCCCAATATCCGTTTACCATCCGGAAGACCCTTCCGGCAAAAAAACGAATCCATTCATCAGCGGCATCATTCTCGGCGACTCAAAAGAGGAAATTGAGGAAAAAGAACAATTTCTTGGTAAGCGTGGCTGGAACTAG
- a CDS encoding DUF421 domain-containing protein, translating to MGLLDFHQSQEALSVLEWILRAIIAFVFLVVVAKVLGQRTISKLRLLDFVIALVIGNIIAHPLSDQHTGMKGSMITTSVLVVLYCAGIALNLKWPWFRRLVSHPPITIIENGKIMYDGLIKAKISLDDVLEEMREKKIVDFQKVALAVWEADGRISFFLDPQYEPLTPAALGVKTEPFDLPRVIIKEGTINHEELQQTGKNVQWVVSELENSYHAEVKDVLLTTLDKQDNLRVFFYKNEKT from the coding sequence TTGGGTCTTTTAGATTTTCACCAGAGCCAGGAGGCCCTTTCGGTTCTGGAGTGGATTCTTCGCGCGATTATCGCTTTCGTCTTTTTAGTGGTCGTTGCCAAAGTATTGGGCCAGCGAACCATCTCAAAGTTAAGGCTCCTCGATTTCGTCATCGCGCTTGTCATCGGAAACATTATTGCCCACCCATTATCCGACCAGCATACCGGCATGAAAGGCTCCATGATTACCACTTCGGTCCTCGTAGTTTTATATTGCGCCGGGATAGCCTTAAATCTGAAATGGCCATGGTTCCGGAGACTGGTCAGCCATCCTCCCATCACAATCATCGAGAATGGCAAAATCATGTATGATGGTCTAATTAAAGCGAAAATCTCACTAGATGATGTTTTGGAGGAAATGCGCGAAAAAAAGATTGTAGATTTTCAAAAGGTGGCGCTTGCAGTCTGGGAAGCCGATGGGCGGATTTCCTTCTTCCTCGATCCGCAATATGAACCTCTAACCCCTGCGGCCCTTGGGGTGAAAACCGAGCCCTTCGATCTGCCCAGAGTCATTATAAAAGAAGGAACCATTAATCATGAGGAGCTTCAGCAAACAGGGAAGAACGTGCAATGGGTTGTTTCGGAGCTGGAAAACTCCTATCATGCAGAAGTAAAAGATGTCCTCCTTACCACACTGGATAAGCAGGATAATCTCAGGGTCTTCTTCTATAAAAATGAAAAAACATAA